In Vanessa cardui chromosome 4, ilVanCard2.1, whole genome shotgun sequence, the DNA window TCCGATCTGACGATCTGTTTTTCACATACGTCCTGAGATAGGAttggtataaattatacattttctaTCTGGATGGATCGCCAGTAATTAATATCATAGGGAATAAATTAACTCATACTATATCACaattagatttattaataaattactgtgtTTGGTTAGAATGAGACTGCATGTATTGCTgtctctatttttttttgtaacatgtaTATTTCGTTTTGTATTCTTACCTGTTTGCAGCAAATAGTTCCAATTTTGGATATGGGTATACTccttctattttgaatattatgttgactattgtgttattttttagacgATCAAGTATTaaactagattttttttctgtttctgtaatgagaaaataatttcattttataaatcatcttaacttcattaatttttttaacttatattccatttaatatactttaatttatatattgaaacttTAACATGATGGtaaggctttatgcaagccggtctgggtgggtaccatcCATTCTACCAtcatcactatatattataccgccaaacagcagcaCTTAGTATTGTTTAGTTCCGATTGGTAGgttgagtaagtcagtgtaactgcaTGCAAGGTATGGAATATCTTAGTCCGCAATTTTAATGGcgcaaggaatggttaatatttcttaaagttccATTGCCAATGCGAGATGGTGACTCTTATCTATCAGATGGCCTTTCCGTCTACTTAtatcatgaaaaatattatatattggtcTCGTGATaatgaacatttaaaatgaatgctTCACATTTTTTCTTTATCGAGCCAatcatattttttctaaataatctaAGATAGTTAGATTGagtgtaaaatgaaattaatattagtagGGAAAGCTTAGTAGCAAGGGTTATAGTGGTCGTGGTAGTCTTATATGgctataagtaaagtaaagcgtTCATTTCAAATGTTTATATTCCCAGAGGAACAGCTACGTTAATTCTTTCCaagaatagaaatatatttcgaagtatgtatattatgaagTATATTATGGAAAAATaccaatgttaaatatttttgaagatatttctGCCCTAATTccaagaaaatttataataaacataatttgttaaaacgaacctttatatttaagtacatttttcACTAATATTTGACGTGAAGTTATTTACTATACAGAAGGTGTAATAAGTACTTACTGCTCACGATAGATTAAGATAACCTAATTCAATGGAATTCGTAGTCATAGAAGAGTTCCTCCTTATCTCTCTACTTATCATTCAGATTAGTTAAATAGcctaagagccgagatggcgctGTGgatagaacgtgtgcatcttaaccgatgattgcgcgttcataCCCAGACAAGTACCACTGAGTATTCATGATTATCATTCATCTAGTGTTCAGCGGTaaattaaaacatcgtgaggaaacctgtgccCATGTctgatttcaacgaaattagcTACATCCacgtatccaccaacccgcattggaacagcgtggtggaatatgccccaaaccttctcctcaaagggagaagagggaTTAGCCTccaattttcaggctgttaatattgttaagtcctgatgataaataaaattactgtatTGTCATCTGACAAACACAAccttttaaatgtgtaataacttttaaaattatagattatattgtAGTCTTCTTAAAAAActttaatgatttattgataCTTCATTTATCATCACTTATATAGGACTTTGCGCATATCAACGTATTAAGTATAAGATACAGAAAAAAGTATGCACACTAAACGTATCGGTAGGGTACAGTTTTAGTGATCTTGTATCTTGAATCATTATTGTATGGTATATATGTTACGCATATGATTTTCATTCTTGATGATAAAAAGTGTTCTTTGTTTTGAGAAATATGATAGCTACATTATGACCGTCTTGGTCAGATTTCACATTCTTGCAGACTTTGGAAAGACACGTTCTTGATACGTTTATGGTATACGACAGTATAGTATCCAGAATTCTTAAGATCTGTAGTCATTACTTTATCAACGCACttaacacaaatattatattatgttgtgtatttttttattcacttatcgaaaacaaatattttttaacattaaacattCGAACAATATTGACtgcattaaatgttttaaacgcTAGGATAAATTATATGGTAATCAATGAGCCGATTAATTATTCATGCACTGCTAGGTAATCAGGAAGCTAACCAAAAGCTGGAAAATTTTATTTGCCCCGCAAATAAACCCAGGCGTTATACAGAGGTATTTATAAAGCTTTGAGATTAGTGGCATATTAcatgatatttgttaaattcaatacaACGTTTCTAGTGGTATTAATTATGTCACAtcggtaaatattatttcattaaaatattgaaatagctgTACAGTCGAATATATACATActgatattcaaattatttaatttattagttataagttacttggtggtagggctttgtgcaagcccgtctgggtaggtaccacctactcatcagttattctaccgccaaacaatagtacccagtattgttgtattccagtttgaagggtgagtgagccagtgtaactacaggcacaagggacatagtatcttagttcccaaggttagtggcactttaacgatttaaggaatagttaatatttcttacagcgtcattatctatgggtaatagtgaccacttaccatcaggtggcccatatgctcgtccgccaacctataccataaaaaacaagTTTCTGATATTATGACGGAGTACTTTTACTTTATGAATCCTATATGACATTTTTGTTGCACTAAAATGTTAGTTAGATTTATTTGCCCTAAGTTATCGTACAAttgctatatgtatatatacttaaattgaaaataaatgtaacgcAATTAATTACCGTAATACTTAATAATTCTTGTATGCAAAAACTATATCATCGAAATTAGAAAAAAAGGGCTAATTTGTCAATTGCTACGAAATTTAAAACACATCGATCGGGTTAGCTCGTTAACACGTTGCAATCAAATGTTTGTAGTACGGGCAAACTTGGACAAAGTAATTTCCGTTTCGTCTCAGTTCACAAAGCTTGTTGCTGTGATGTTCAGTACACGAGTACTTAATATTATGTGAAGTTTTAACTGAATGCCATTACTTTTCGGTATTTGATAATATGTCACAGAAATGGTTTGGTAACTTTTTATACCTCGTGACTTTCTTTCCGTATTGAAAAACAAGGAGCAGCAActgtttaaagtaataaatttaatgctacttaaaatgaattaaattacgtgtactaaataacataacaaaaatgCAGTTCAGTGTATCATCATcgtcaacaacagcctgtaaatatcccactgctgggttgagGCTTCCTCTCCACCACTggatacagatgtggcagaatttcgtttaaattagtctcatgcaggtatcctcatgatgttttccttcgtcgtcgagcacgagattaattataggcacaaattaagcacacatttATACacaacacatatatatatatatatatatatatatatatatatatatacccaggcaagcaccactatatatatatatatatatatatatatatatagtggtgcttgcctgggtttgaacccgcaatcatcggttaagatgcacccgctCTAACCACTGTCTATAACCAGAGATAGTTCGACCTTAATTGGTTGTTGAGAATAAATAtgagttaaataatattagataaacGTGGTAAGTTCGTGAGACCTCTCATACATTATATACGTAAATTCTAGTGAGCAGTTTTGTCCAACTAAAGTATGCTCTATCAAATTTTAtaacgtataaataatattcttaccaTATATGGTCATAGAGTGAGTCATTCTATCTTCAGAAAAGCGGTTGGTCACAGCGCAGATGTATTTGCCAGACATAAATGGTGTCGGATTTTTGATATGTAGAGCTCGATATTGCGAGGATGGATTATTCGACGCTACGTGTGATAGGTCAAACTGTAAACGAAAATGTTTTTCtatatgtaacaaaattataacgAATCAAAGTCGGGTGAGCcgaaatagttaaaattatgtCTACAGACATAATCGCtgtaaatctgtaatatatgcAATTTATCTAAAGAACCATTTTTATAGCTACTTTATTGGTTTCTTTTACAATTTCTTGTTAATAATGAGAacctatcgatacaaattacaACTTTAACCAGTAGACTATCTGACGCGTGGGTGGTATCTATTGTATGGTGCACAATGCAATATAATATgagtacataatttaaatttttacttaaaatttatttcttggatatcatattttacatttaatcgtGTTGGTTTGTTTTGGTTCAAATATAATCGATAGGGCAAAAATCTAGAGTATATTTATGTACCATGCACCTAGGGCTCTAAATTTTATTCaccttactttaattttacacacataaaaaaacgTGATCACGCACATACACgactaagattatttattattaagaacatACCTGATTTTTAAAGATCCCAAATGCTTGTGGTTTATTAGGCGGTTTCCATCGGTACACGAGGTGAGACATATCATTAAAATACCACTTAACAGTAAGATCAGTTGTTTCGTTTGTATGAAATTGACAGTCAAGGGTAACAGCTTCTTTGCTGCCATGTAGTAATATTTCAGGtcctacaattttatatatttttggcgAATTCATCAAAAAacctaaaacaaaaatgtattattcGTAGAAGCATAATCTTAGGGTTTAGTTAGGTAGATACATAtacatgttaataatataaatgtgaaagtagctctgtttaTCTGCCTATCTGTTTGCCACTCTTTCATgtccaaaccgctgaaccgaatttaatgaaatttggtacgaatcaaacttgaactccaagaaaggactagggctaatttttttgtcttacaCATAACAGCTAACACGCTGAAACGCGAACGactagttattttaaataacatcaaattaaaattacaaaataaaataaataaaaaaatacaaattcacgAGGCAACCGGCTTAATGGTACTGTGTGGCATCGCACGCGACTCGCATCtatatcgtatatatttttgttaatattttactttcacTCACACAATATTCCAGGCAACTGTGAAATGTtgggaaaatataaatttaataatggaaCACATTCTATAATCATCACAACTCTGTTTATCACAACGACAACCAACCACAAGCACACAGGCCTGATAAAATCATCCACCTAAATTGGTCAACGCCCTCAGACATTAACGCTGTTAAAAGTGTTTCCCGTACCTGCGATAATACTATCTCATTTACCCTTCCAATTTTTGATACAACAATAATACGTAGTACAGTTTCCTGTATAATAAGTGATAAATAGTTGGCACCTACCTACCTGGCCTTGACATCAGGTTAAGAAATGAAAACTTAATGTTTAAGAAACATAGTTCGGTCAATttactgtttattatatatacctggATAACACGTTTTGTTTTGTTGCTGGATAACACCTCATATTCACTACAAATGAACGCAccattttaacattaaatgtgCCTCGATTCAGACCATCAATTTCATCGGGAAATATGAAGTCTGAGTGTTCCAGGCAAATGGCCTTTGCAACAAACGATCTAACACAGGTACATGTTTCCAAATGTATCAATGCCTTGTGCTCTACAATATTAGGTAATGTCATGTTTGACCAATCTAAGCTCATTCAATCCATGTAGATATAGACTTTAAGCCTTGGATTTCAGTAAGCTATCGACATTATTGCTTGAACTGTACCAACTCTAAACTTAAAATACTTTACACTGACAAGTTATTTTGATATCGATCACAGGAATTGgtgttaaatttacaaattaatgctTACGATACGATAGTCATCTCAAATTTCTTAAAGAGGAATTCGGCGTATTGGAAATTACACTTAGACTCTATTACATTAGAGTCGatagtattattatgtttcaCGATTCTTCATATTGCATTGTgttcaaatattacattaaatggttgttttgtctttaaatagaaaaaaataaataaataaatcactgtTATATTAAGaatcatacaaattaaaatttcaatattccaTCATTTTCAGCGTGTTTCaaagaagatttttatttaaaaattatcatgaAATGTAGTTCAACGTGTGACGTAGATACAGCAATGCTTGTCGAATtttgttagttttaaataatggcAGGTAGTCCCCTTAGTAAAAATCGagacattcaataaaataattgatgtaGTGAAAAATTATTCAAGAAATTAATGCTAagtattttaagattaaatatgggagctgagatggcccagtggttagaacgcttgcatcttaaccgatgattgcgagttcaatcccaggcaagcaccactatatatataagtgcttaattgtgtttataattcatctcgtgctcggcggtgaaggaaaacatagtcaggaaacctgcacgtatctaatttcatcgaaattatgccacatgtgcattccaccaacccgcattcgaacagcgtggcggaatatgtcccaaaccctctccttaatggaagataaGGCCTTTTTtcagcactgggaaatttacacgctgttactatactatatactaaatattttattaatattacaaatagttaCTAAAATATGAAAGTTGCTGTTCGTTTGTCTTTCTTTTATGTAGCAACTGAGCGTCAGTTCCACTTAATTTTTTGCATTTAGTTTATGGATCAAAGTGACATTAATTTAACCCGAAGGCTTAAACCCTGAAAAATGCACGGTAGCCTCGTTTAATAACTGTTATCttcagtataataattaatagcggTCTTTAATTAttggtattaatatataatgcacAATGCAGTTGAATACCGAAATCCATTAATACAATTGAAGTGTGGATgcttaaattaagaataatttatagattttaatttgaaacaaaacgtTACCGttcgtgtttattatttgttaatgttttaaattattattttattaattaggaAAACTACAATGAAAAATGACAATCAAACAATTTTATCAATGATTTTAAGTGTTAGGTAGACTCTTGCTCTGGACAGATGATAAGAGGGCGCATCTTTTCACCATCAGATGattggcattgtaagaaatattgtcCAACTATTACATCGCCAAAACACAAACAacgttgggaactaatatgttaggTTCCTCGTGCACTTACACTtgctctctcacccttcaagtAGAAACGCAACAACATTAAGTGTTGCTGTTTTtcggtaaaatatattatgatgagTAAGTAGGTCGTATATATTTATGGACCTTGTGCAACTTAATCGATAACGTTTTCATAATGTGaacgattttatattttaacgtatTCGTTGTAGTAATAAATGcgtcaataatttatatttggtttGAAATGGTTTAGGATAGactagattttttaaaaatgtgaagcTTATAGCATTAGCTATTAGCTGTTAGATAAACGAAAAACCTATtagcaaataaataatagatacacATTTatgaagattatatttaaattgtatatagtaaatataaaattaaaaatagaacaatttgttatgttgtattttttattcttctttaACTAGCTATCATTGCCCTTGTAACCTATCTCGCAAAGGTCTAAATTTAGGATACgtgtgtattaaattatttatctcttgaatttgaaaaatgaatttaaaaattctattgcACAATGCTATGTACACAAGACTGTGTCCCAAAATATTTCAGACAGCTTTATTgtatgaattgtaaataatatgttgatACTAATTTCTCAGTTACAACCGctatatttttagattattgACGTAATCATTTCATGGtatcactataaatatataataaattatcttgcTTGACAAAATAAGGATTAAATTGTGCAAAACTCTCTAAGAAACTAAGAATTCGAGAACTCGATAAACTAAGAACACGCTCATTTTTAAGTTGGTGAAATATAGAGATATTCATGTTAGATGGCAGTAATGCTTGCACCCAATCTAGATCTGCCAATCAATAGTATTACGATGATAAAaatgttgaattatttaaaatcagaagATATAATATACGATACAATATCCCTCAGGCCTGgtagatattataatttaaatttcctcTTAAGCCCCAGAATAATTATTCCCGTTGTTTGACTTGAAGTGAAATTACTCCGAACAAAATTCTTAACGGATCAAAATTGAGTAAAGATtgggaataaaaaaataatacgaaaaaatGCGACAGATCAACAAAGAAATAGATTATTCTTACTTTCAGTATTTACCTAGCATTGAAGgttgatttcaataaaatgtcaGCGAATTTTTCATTACAATGCTCGgaaatattaacattgaaaCACTCGGGGAATTAAATTCTTGATCAAATTTATGGTGTTTAATTCAAAAACGAATACGGAAAAAGGCATAAgaatatgtgttttatttaatatcaagttttataattacctaatttacatttatttttgaaattttgaacccgaaatcatcagttaagatgcacgtgttctaaccactgggccatctcggcttctattattaatataatcattctataatatgaatatagtttaaatttaacgtCCCAAAATGGGACAGATATAAAAAGGTTTCATCTCCTACAGCTACTACTTCGTCTGTAAGTGACTCACTGCTGAGCTATGGTCTGATGCCCcgttaaggagaagatttggagctaATTCTATCATATTGATCAAAAGTGGCCGAATTTCATCGAATTATGCATATctagagaaataaataaaagcagtaGTGCTGGGTTGGATTTGAAGCCgttatcatcggttaacatgatttatatatgttttttgctAGTGATAGTCAGATAAATAGACTTTTTAAGGTGTAAGTAAAAGCACCACCCGCATTAGACTTGCATTTAAATTTGaactaaaattaacaaatagtatttttattacgaaaaaaaaggtttttaaggactatatttgaaattgttattGTTACCTGTTCCCATTTTCAATTATTCGTGCCAAGCTTTTCAACAACATTTTCTGAATCATTAACAATAAGTACCAAACTAAAGAAACACAGACAGATTAATATACagataagaattaaaaaaagttcctAGAATATTCATAAGtcataacattattttctcATTGAATCAATTCtcaattatctttataaaaaatgaatcaATACTACAATCACCAATGGAGGCAATAATGTGTTATATTAAGTTTGACTATTAAATACTAAGTATAGGTAAGTTCTAACGCGCGGCCCAAAAAAGATATCActcttgaaataaattaatccaataaatatatatacaaaaaatacatatatacgtttaaatatttacatcctTTAAGTATCATATGGATTTTGCAAGCCtctgttattgaaatatttgaccTTAGAATATTTCCAAACTACTTAAATGGATGTGTATTGCACATAAAGGTCTGCTGAGCACGTGGAGCGTTGCGCACGCGTCGTTCCGGTCTACGATTTTGTTAACTTGTCTTGAGATTCTACCTCGTTTACTCATGTGttgttttgtatgttttatcTTTCTTTAGcatttgaattataaagagaaaagcAGCACCATTTCATGTACTTCATCCTTTTTTTTGTCGAGTTCTTGCGTTGAACTTCAATTAAAGTTACAttaattacgaataaaaatcacaatttatccatttattatatgaatatttcgtaacaatatattttattttatccattTAATTCATGTAATTTTATGATTAGTAATTCTTTGTGAAATCAATTGTAATGGTTTAATTGAACGTGGCATTTAAATCGGACGGTTTTAATTCTATACAgtaacgaaatatttaattaacaattcgGTTGAACATAGCTTAACAACAATTGATTATCTGTCTgccgtttaaataatttagattttatgatgatttaaaaagcgatatttgaataaagaacggatactttttttataaacattaaaatacgaaaaggtaaactttgttttttttaaatattgtctaaAGCCAGTATGAAATGCATTTATCGCACTTACAAACCATGACTAGAGGTGACCGGCGAACCGTAGCACAGACGGTGCAATACCTCGTGGTATTACCATATGGTATCGCAAACAATGCAACAGGGGTTCCTCTCTTGTACATGATATTTAGAACGATAAattcttttcttatttttgttatatatgggCGATATAGTGTGATTACTTTCGTGTATTACTTaagtaattacaaatttaataaattctattttatgtATAGTATGTCGAGTTAAAAAACCTTTGTAAAATCAAGTACAATTTTAACCTATGTGTTTTAATAGGTGAGACAAACCAACTGATATAGGTACTTGTTAATGGCTAAATAGttattgttagaaatatttatttaaattaaaacatttcatcGAAAATGTAGCTTagaatcataattttaaacttagagGTTATGTCACATGCCTATTCCTGGCTCACTCGACCTAATATATGACAGGTGGGCTGTACCCAGACCATACATTGTTTGGTGGCTACCACGCAAtagtttagtatatttttcattCTCGTTTTGTGAATTATGacagtaaaagaaaaaataatgatctAACGTAACTTATCACCTACTTTactaatgtacatatatacaacaaatacatatatctttagATTTACTGTTTTATAAGACAACGGTTACATTATGACAGCAAATATACAATTCTATAATCGATTCAAGATTAAAGAATTACAGAAGTTACAAAGGACTCGTatacgaatatttaaattatgattcgTTACGAACTAtcctataaaaatatctatattattattatctttattttataagcaaGTTATTAGAATAAAGAAGTATTCTTAAGAATTATATTAAGAATAGTGTGAAGTATTTGAAAAATCTGGATAATTAGCGATATTATTCGACTTTAACCTTTGAGATCGATGcaatgtacagtcgggataagaaaaggttcgtcaccttaatatctgttttcgtgtgctcagtatgagcgataatctgctttaccgatcgagaatgacatattgcgtcgcaatgattttatgtttagattcaaaaggtactaagagtttaggacttgataaaggaatgaatttgaaaactgatgaaggttttcttacacAGACTGTACTTAACACGGTAGGAAAAGGTAACCATACAATTCGACGTGAACCCTCAATGGGCATGCTCTCGCTAGTGAGTTATTATCCCGTCAATATAGAAGTTGTTAGTGATTTATAAATTAGCTTACCACAAATAGCCACTTTTATTGGGCTATCGATGTTAAATAGTCGTGATACGAGTTTATTCATTatatctcaaaaataaaatacaaatttctaGTGACGCGAAATGTCACGTCAAAAATGATGTcacttttagtttaatttaaaattcttagCCACACACTACTAATTcgcttttaatttttgtattcacTTTTGCAACTTCACTATAATGTTCTTTGCGCGCCATTTGCCTTTTCTCTTCTGTGGTATACTCTATTTTACTCATTGGAAACCACACGCCATACAGaatcattaaatgtatttacataaattacttgataaaaataataactcacGACACCGAATATTTGGAAAGCGTATTCCTGTTCTTGTAACAAGTTGTTTAGTATCGGTAAATTATATGTCTATTTCGGGGAACTTTAATAGAATTTATACAGATATCACAAACTATAAACACGAACTATTCCAAGGTCTGTTAAGTCAAATCAAACTAAAATGTTGTTCATTTAAGAAAGCtcataaaagtatatttgaatataaaagctGAAGATTGGTACTTTTTACAGtcttacattaataatacatgTACTAATAATCCTATGTTAGTGTATTAGTTAGTGAAAGTGAAGAGATAATCAGTAAGTTACACATCCAATACGAAAGAGAAGCAAAAATATTTCAGCGAGAAAAATCGATTCATATGAATACATGCATAAAGTTTACtccatattattactataaatttcatttttaaatatacaaattaaaatatttaactattaattttgagcttaataaaaatgagattagtaaaattaatattaaaacataaaaatattaaagaataatactCACATTGCGAAATGTTAAGaatgataaaaacaattgtaCTAAGCTGCCACATTATCGAACAAGTCCTACAAACACTGGACAAATGCTTAGGTTTTGTGTTCAAGCTTAAACGAGTCTTCGTACACGATGACGCTTCGTAGGGCGATTGCAAAAAGTCCCGCAATGATACGTGTATATAAAGTTACGGCACGGTGGCCAAACTCACAACGCTACGTTTGTTCATCACCCGCGCTTAACACTGAGTGCACGCTTGAGCGGCGCGTGCGCAATCCCCACCTGCTTTTTTATTCAttcttgttaaaatttattttaaacaataagatatttttatttatttttaatttaatttaatattattaccatcctaatacaaaaatataaaacgtttgAGGTTAATTAGTCCTGCaagtattgatattaaatttttatatttaggtctagattttcttaaaatatcattcaattctgtttattaaatatccaagtaattGACATTGTAactaaataataagtaagtataattttgaaatgtaaattccagtaaatacttcaaaataaagagtaaaaatgttttacaataacAAACGTCGACGACGAATGGATTAAACATTTTCAAACGGAAGTTATGAGGAAGtatttaaaatgacataaatattcaAACAGATCATGGCTGCCTAAAGAAAAGTTTCGGATCAACGTAGCCACTTAAAAAATTCAAGAGCTGAGGACGGCGTCGACTTATTAACTCAAGTCACTTTCATGGCACACTTCCTCAACATTGCCGTCTCtgaacatttaatataacattagataatgtaaaatatttcattcatttttcatGACGCCACTGTACATAGACACGGTACTACCATACCAACTATTTTgcataagatataaaatatgtagCTATTTGATTAGTTTGATTTTTAGGTTCGGTTACTACACTGACTTATACGTCTATGATTTTTTGAAGTTCATTTGTT includes these proteins:
- the LOC124544240 gene encoding uncharacterized protein LOC124544240 — encoded protein: MSRPGFLMNSPKIYKIVGPEILLHGSKEAVTLDCQFHTNETTDLTVKWYFNDMSHLVYRWKPPNKPQAFGIFKNQFDLSHVASNNPSSQYRALHIKNPTPFMSGKYICAVTNRFSEDRMTHSMTIYETEKKSSLILDRLKNNTIVNIIFKIEGVYPYPKLELFAANRLLNSTSKITEMDDSLYKGVASALIKTNTLDTTVEIIGRMEIPEANYVHIQREIFYRDPNPYIQNSEIYNDQRRITPTLMLVLISLFISCDVIWN